In the Desulfonatronovibrio magnus genome, AGAATTCGTTGGTTGAGTCCGGAACATATTCGTTGTCAACACCTATTTTAAGGTAATGGACAATCCCTGAAAGTTGACTGACAACAAAATCTGGAAGTTCATTGATTTCTTTGATCAGCATTTCACGTTCACTCATTTCTGCCTCCTCTAAAGGCTTCATTTGGGGTGTTTCCAATTGCATGAAATCTCTTTTGATTACCAGACAGGAAGGCTGGTTTAGCTGATGGTTTTAAGCATCGGGCATATTCAAATTTTTAAGAGTTAGTGTTTTGAACTGGCTGTTCCAGGAGTCACTTAAGGCAAAGAGAAGCGTAAGGCAAAGAAAAATTGAACCGCCCGCTCCAAGAGTCGCTCAAGACGCCCAGTTAAACCCGTCCAGTTAAATGGCGGAAATTAAACCGGATAAATTTGCAACGGAGACTAACGTCTGTTTAACGGGGCAAGCAAAGGCCGCTAAGGGAAGAACATTTTTTTGAAAGCAGGGAAGACCTGCTTTTATAAAGGCCTGCCTCATCCCTGACGGGATAATTGATCCTTCCAGGCCGAAGGCCAAGCTTCAATCTCTGCGTCCTTGCGTCTTTGCGTGAGAAGAATTCTTCTGCCGCTCCCTAAGCAGAGAAAGTCATCCTGGAAAGAGCATGTAGCTGTCATTGGCCCGGTAACCCCTGACAGACCGGCTGAAAACCCATGCGTATGAAATGGCCGTCGTAACCGGCAAACATGCTGATGCTATGGCTTTGCATCAGGGCAAAACTGATGCAGTCAGCATAGCTGAGTGGAATTCCGGCATGGAGTCTCAACACCGCACATGCATCAATGCGCGTGGCTGCATCATATTCGAGTACCTGCAAAGGGGCGGAGTCCATATGGTCAAGGAACATAACAGCCAGATCATGGCGTTTCAATGAGCAATTAAGATATGTGACCGTTTCCCCTATGACAATTTCCGATGTGACAATCCTGCTAATCCCAAAATTCTTGGTGAAAACCTGCCTGGCATTGTCATGATGACGGTCCCTGGTGTCCATCAAGGCAATCCAGAACCCGGTATCAACATAGATAGGTCTCTTCATGACGCGCTATTGCCCTGCGAGATAGTCGTCATGCCGCTCAGAAGCGTCCATTCGAGCTGACACGCAGCCGATCAGACCCGTGACGCCATCCCAAGATGCCATAGCC is a window encoding:
- a CDS encoding type II toxin-antitoxin system VapC family toxin; the protein is MKRPIYVDTGFWIALMDTRDRHHDNARQVFTKNFGISRIVTSEIVIGETVTYLNCSLKRHDLAVMFLDHMDSAPLQVLEYDAATRIDACAVLRLHAGIPLSYADCISFALMQSHSISMFAGYDGHFIRMGFQPVCQGLPGQ